From the Primulina tabacum isolate GXHZ01 chromosome 3, ASM2559414v2, whole genome shotgun sequence genome, one window contains:
- the LOC142541062 gene encoding mitochondrial import inner membrane translocase subunit TIM23-1-like, producing MAPNSDENDSNRRLYNPYQSMYNLPTSPEYLFQEESLAQRRSWGENLTYYTGIGYLGGVSVGAVKGIVSGVKSIEQTDTLKLKVNRILNGSGHAGRQVGNRCGVIGLMYAALESGMVAIRDTDDVINCVVAGLGTGALYKAAAGPRSAAVAGAIGGVIVGIAVTGKQALKRYVPI from the coding sequence ATGGCTCCAAATAGCGACGAAAACGATTCAAATCGCCGACTTTACAACCCTTACCAATCCATGTACAATCTCCCCACCTCCCCTGAATACCTGTTCCAAGAAGAGTCGCTCGCTCAGCGCCGCTCCTGGGGGGAGAATCTCACGTATTATACGGGAATCGGGTACCTTGGCGGCGTTTCGGTCGGCGCCGTCAAGGGTATTGTATCCGGAGTTAAATCGATTGAGCAGACCGATACATTGAAGCTGAAGGTGAATCGGATTCTTAACGGATCGGGGCATGCGGGTCGACAGGTGGGTAATCGATGCGGTGTTATCGGGTTGATGTATGCGGCTCTTGAGAGTGGAATGGTGGCGATTAGAGATACGGATGACGTAATCAACTGTGTCGTTGCGGGGTTGGGGACTGGAGCTCTTTACAAGGCGGCGGCGGGACCAAGGTCTGCGGCGGTGGCCGGAGCCATAGGTGGCGTGATTGTAGGGATTGCTGTTACGGGGAAGCAGGCGTTGAAGCGATACGTGCCCATttga